A stretch of the Actinotalea sp. JY-7876 genome encodes the following:
- the fabG gene encoding 3-oxoacyl-ACP reductase FabG, translating into MTSLLEGRTALVTGGTLGIGRGIADVLAAQGARVAVTGLTEEECAQARERGVPAHVLDVRDARACRDVVARVEAELGGLSVLAANAGVYPQARIATMSDDDLDEIFDINVKGTVHAVQAAVPALTASGRGRVVVTSSITGNVTGYPGWSHYGATKAAQMGFVRSAAIELAPAGITVNAVLPGNVLTPGLLALGQEYRDQMSRSVPLGYLAEPADIGAVVAFLASDGARYVTGQGIVVDGGQVLPESPEALTEMGETGQLGELGA; encoded by the coding sequence ATGACGTCACTGCTCGAGGGCCGGACGGCGCTCGTCACCGGGGGGACCCTCGGGATCGGCCGCGGGATCGCCGACGTCCTGGCCGCCCAGGGTGCGCGCGTCGCCGTCACGGGCCTGACCGAGGAGGAGTGCGCCCAGGCGCGGGAGCGCGGCGTCCCGGCGCACGTGCTGGACGTGCGCGACGCGCGGGCGTGCCGCGACGTCGTGGCCCGGGTCGAGGCCGAGCTGGGCGGGCTGTCCGTGCTGGCCGCGAACGCCGGCGTCTACCCGCAGGCCCGGATCGCCACGATGAGCGACGACGACCTCGACGAGATCTTCGACATCAACGTCAAGGGCACCGTCCACGCGGTCCAGGCCGCCGTGCCGGCGCTCACCGCCTCGGGGCGCGGGCGGGTCGTCGTGACGAGCTCGATCACGGGCAACGTCACCGGGTACCCGGGGTGGTCCCACTACGGGGCGACCAAGGCCGCGCAGATGGGGTTCGTCCGCTCGGCCGCGATCGAGCTGGCCCCGGCGGGCATCACCGTGAACGCCGTGCTCCCCGGGAACGTCCTGACCCCCGGGCTCCTGGCGCTCGGCCAGGAGTACCGCGACCAGATGTCCCGCTCGGTCCCGCTCGGCTACCTGGCCGAGCCGGCGGACATCGGGGCGGTGGTGGCCTTCCTCGCCTCCGACGGCGCGCGCTACGTCACGGGCCAGGGCATCGTCGTCGACGGCGGCCAGGTGCTCCCGGAGTCACCGGAGGCGCTGACCGAGATGGGCGAGACCGGGCAGCTCGGCGAGCTGGGGGCCTAG
- a CDS encoding aldo/keto reductase family protein has product MEHRYLGNSGLKISEIAYGNWLTHGSQVEKDAAVACVHAALDAGITTFDTADVYANGKAESVLGKALKGQRRASYELFTKVYWPTGPGGPNDVGLSRKHIMESIDASLTRLRTDYVDLYQAHRYDTETPLEETMQAFADVVHHGKALYIGVSEWTADQIRAGHALASELGIQLISSQPQYSMLWRVIEEEVVPASSELGLSQIVWSPIAQGVLTGKYKPGQELPAGSRATDEKGGARMIGRFMNDEVLGAVQGLAPIAQELDLTMAQLAVAWVLQNENVAAAIIGASRPEQVHENVAASGVTIPAELMTRIDEVLGDVVVRDPAKTAEGAPQKRPA; this is encoded by the coding sequence ATGGAACATCGCTACCTCGGGAACTCCGGCCTCAAGATCTCGGAGATCGCCTACGGCAACTGGCTCACGCACGGCTCGCAGGTCGAGAAGGACGCCGCGGTCGCGTGCGTGCACGCGGCCCTCGACGCCGGCATCACCACGTTCGACACGGCTGACGTCTACGCCAACGGCAAGGCCGAGTCCGTCCTCGGCAAGGCCCTCAAGGGCCAGCGACGCGCGTCGTACGAGCTCTTCACCAAGGTCTACTGGCCGACCGGCCCGGGTGGCCCCAACGACGTGGGACTCTCGCGCAAGCACATCATGGAGTCGATCGACGCCTCGCTGACGCGGCTGCGGACCGACTACGTGGACCTCTACCAGGCGCACCGCTACGACACCGAGACGCCGCTCGAGGAGACGATGCAGGCGTTCGCCGACGTCGTCCACCACGGCAAGGCGCTCTACATCGGCGTGAGCGAGTGGACGGCGGACCAGATCCGGGCCGGCCACGCGCTGGCGTCGGAGCTCGGCATCCAGCTCATCTCGAGCCAGCCGCAGTACTCGATGCTGTGGCGGGTCATCGAGGAGGAGGTCGTCCCGGCCTCCAGCGAGCTCGGCCTCTCCCAGATCGTGTGGTCCCCCATCGCCCAGGGCGTGCTGACCGGCAAGTACAAGCCCGGCCAGGAGCTGCCCGCCGGGTCGCGCGCGACGGACGAGAAGGGCGGCGCGCGCATGATCGGCCGCTTCATGAACGACGAGGTCCTGGGCGCCGTCCAGGGGCTCGCGCCGATCGCGCAGGAGCTGGATCTGACCATGGCGCAGCTCGCCGTCGCGTGGGTGCTGCAGAACGAGAACGTCGCCGCGGCGATCATCGGCGCGTCGCGTCCCGAGCAGGTGCACGAGAACGTCGCCGCCTCGGGCGTGACGATCCCGGCCGAGCTCATGACGCGCATCGACGAGGTGCTGGGCGACGTCGTCGTGCGCGACCCGGCGAAGACCGCCGAGGGTGCGCCGCAGAAGCGGCCCGCCTGA
- a CDS encoding quinone-dependent dihydroorotate dehydrogenase produces MYRLLFDQVFRRIDPERAHHLGFAVVRGVAAVPGLRSVVARRCAPPGPALEVLGLRVPGPFGLAAGFDKDARGIRGLTMIGFGFVEVGTVTALPQPGNDRPRLWRHVDRRAVRNRMGFNNEGAEAVAARLRRVRAAAWSRGVVVGVNIGKSKVTPASEAAADYAASARLLAPLADYLVVNVSSPNTPGLRSLQAVEQLRPVLRAVQDAAAEVGATAPLLVKIAPDLSDDDVDAVADLAAELGLAGVVAVNTTIAHTLGEGGLSGPPVRERGLAVVRRLRERLPAGAVVLGVGGITTPADALAYREAGADLVQGYTGFVYEGPFWAARLNRALAGRWSTAVAR; encoded by the coding sequence GTGTACCGGCTGCTGTTCGACCAGGTGTTCCGGCGGATCGACCCGGAGCGCGCGCACCACCTCGGGTTCGCCGTCGTGCGGGGCGTCGCGGCGGTCCCTGGCCTGCGGTCGGTCGTCGCCCGCAGGTGTGCGCCGCCGGGGCCGGCCCTCGAGGTGCTCGGGCTGCGCGTGCCCGGCCCGTTCGGCCTCGCCGCCGGCTTCGACAAGGACGCCCGCGGCATCCGCGGCCTGACGATGATCGGCTTCGGCTTCGTCGAGGTCGGCACCGTCACGGCGCTGCCGCAGCCCGGCAACGACCGCCCGCGGCTGTGGCGCCACGTCGATCGGCGCGCGGTGCGCAACCGCATGGGCTTCAACAACGAGGGCGCCGAGGCCGTCGCCGCGCGGCTGCGGCGCGTGCGGGCGGCGGCCTGGTCGCGCGGCGTCGTCGTCGGCGTGAACATCGGCAAGAGCAAGGTCACACCGGCGTCGGAGGCCGCGGCGGACTACGCCGCCAGCGCGCGGCTGCTCGCCCCGCTCGCCGACTACCTGGTGGTCAACGTGTCGTCGCCGAACACGCCGGGGCTGCGCTCGCTCCAGGCCGTCGAGCAGCTGCGCCCCGTCCTGCGTGCCGTCCAGGACGCGGCGGCCGAGGTCGGCGCCACGGCGCCGCTGCTGGTGAAGATCGCCCCGGACCTCTCGGACGACGACGTCGACGCCGTCGCGGACCTGGCCGCCGAGCTGGGCCTGGCGGGAGTGGTCGCCGTCAACACGACCATCGCGCACACGCTGGGCGAGGGCGGCCTCTCCGGCCCTCCCGTCCGCGAGCGCGGCCTCGCCGTCGTCCGGCGCCTGCGCGAGCGGCTGCCCGCCGGCGCCGTCGTCCTCGGCGTGGGCGGGATCACGACGCCCGCGGACGCCCTGGCGTACCGGGAGGCCGGCGCCGACCTGGTCCAGGGCTACACGGGGTTCGTCTACGAGGGGCCGTTCTGGGCGGCCCGGCTGAACCGAGCCCTCGCCGGCCGCTGGTCGACCGCGGTGGCGCGGTGA
- a CDS encoding dipeptidase: MTPDRTASAPPAGPDVATLAQRVADGFGALRADLEALVRIPSVSAASFDQAHVAESARAVAALLRDAGMPEVQVLTATRPDGVVSRPAVVARRPAPAGAPTVLLYAHHDVQPPGEPEAWSSAPFEPTERDGRLFGRGAADDKAGVVAHLGALRALGEDLAVGVTVFVEGEEEIGSPTFVDFLRTHQTLLAADVIVVADSSNWRVGVPALTTSLRGLVDCVVEVGVVEHAVHSGMYGGAILDAPTLLARLIATLHDDDGSVAVQGLVSGPEPTVDYDEDVFRADASVLPGVRLAGTGTLTGRLWSKPALSVIGFDATPVDRASNTIAPSARAKLSLRIAAGQDPEAAFEALRDHLVTHAPFGARVDVQVGDLGKAFQAPADSPAMRVARQAFADAWGTAPVDIGIGGSIPFIADLLEVFPDAAILVTGVEDPDSRAHGADESVDLAELERVVLAEALLLSRIAGA, from the coding sequence ATGACACCCGACCGCACCGCCTCCGCCCCGCCCGCCGGGCCCGACGTCGCGACGCTCGCGCAGCGTGTCGCGGACGGGTTCGGCGCCCTGCGCGCCGACCTCGAGGCACTGGTGCGGATCCCGAGTGTCTCCGCCGCCAGCTTCGACCAGGCGCACGTCGCCGAGAGCGCGCGGGCCGTCGCGGCGCTCCTGCGCGACGCGGGCATGCCGGAGGTGCAGGTGCTGACCGCCACGAGGCCCGACGGCGTCGTCAGCCGCCCCGCCGTCGTGGCGCGCCGTCCGGCCCCGGCGGGCGCCCCGACCGTGCTGCTCTACGCGCACCACGACGTGCAGCCGCCGGGCGAGCCGGAGGCCTGGTCGAGCGCCCCGTTCGAGCCGACGGAGCGGGACGGGCGCCTGTTCGGCCGCGGCGCGGCGGACGACAAGGCCGGCGTCGTGGCGCACCTGGGCGCGCTGCGTGCCCTGGGGGAGGATCTCGCCGTCGGCGTCACGGTGTTCGTGGAGGGCGAGGAGGAGATCGGCTCGCCGACCTTCGTCGACTTCCTGCGGACGCACCAGACCCTGCTCGCGGCGGACGTCATCGTGGTCGCGGACTCCTCGAACTGGCGCGTGGGCGTGCCCGCCCTGACGACGAGCCTGCGCGGGCTCGTCGACTGCGTCGTGGAGGTCGGCGTCGTGGAGCACGCCGTCCACTCCGGCATGTACGGCGGGGCGATCCTCGACGCGCCGACGCTGCTCGCCCGCCTCATCGCGACGCTGCACGACGACGACGGGAGTGTCGCGGTGCAGGGCCTGGTGAGCGGACCCGAGCCCACCGTCGACTACGACGAGGACGTGTTCCGTGCGGACGCCTCGGTGCTGCCCGGGGTGCGGCTCGCCGGCACGGGCACGCTCACGGGTCGGCTCTGGAGCAAGCCCGCGCTCTCGGTGATCGGGTTCGACGCGACCCCGGTGGACCGGGCGTCGAACACCATCGCGCCGAGCGCGCGCGCCAAGCTCTCGCTGCGGATCGCGGCCGGGCAGGACCCCGAGGCGGCGTTCGAGGCGCTGCGCGACCACCTCGTGACGCACGCGCCCTTCGGTGCGCGGGTCGACGTCCAGGTGGGGGACCTCGGCAAGGCGTTCCAGGCGCCCGCCGACTCGCCCGCCATGCGCGTCGCGCGCCAGGCGTTCGCGGACGCGTGGGGTACCGCGCCCGTGGACATCGGGATCGGCGGCTCGATCCCCTTCATCGCGGACCTGCTCGAGGTCTTCCCCGACGCCGCGATCCTCGTCACGGGCGTCGAGGACCCCGACTCGCGCGCGCACGGCGCCGACGAGTCGGTCGACCTCGCCGAGCTCGAGCGCGTCGTGCTCGCGGAGGCGCTGCTGCTCAGCCGGATCGCCGGCGCCTGA
- a CDS encoding oxidoreductase: MRLFRRRGPSGAGAPAPSAKEAQQATLQHLAEFVRTRVGVEAYVEPVTSVTQTTVVLIATTGEWTRRRVPDPRTAYAIARDLGIPCYDVQLTGYPQRMRDWNARRRVRR; the protein is encoded by the coding sequence ATGCGACTCTTCCGCCGCCGCGGGCCCTCCGGCGCCGGCGCGCCCGCACCCTCCGCCAAGGAGGCGCAGCAGGCGACGCTCCAGCACCTCGCCGAGTTCGTCCGCACCCGCGTCGGCGTCGAGGCCTACGTCGAGCCGGTCACCTCCGTCACGCAGACCACCGTCGTGCTCATCGCGACGACCGGCGAGTGGACGCGGCGCCGGGTGCCGGACCCGAGGACCGCGTACGCGATCGCCCGGGACCTCGGCATCCCCTGCTACGACGTCCAGCTCACCGGCTACCCGCAGCGCATGCGCGACTGGAACGCGCGTCGGCGCGTGCGCCGCTGA
- the crcB gene encoding fluoride efflux transporter CrcB: MTAGAFVLLVLAGGLGAGVRYVVDAAIRARTTSAFPWPTAIINMTGSLVLGALTGLVVSRIASTEMSAVIGTGFLGGYTTFSTASYEAVQLIRERRYGTAFAYGVGVLVVCVALAYLGYRWGAQA; encoded by the coding sequence GTGACCGCGGGCGCGTTCGTCCTGCTGGTCCTCGCCGGGGGCCTGGGCGCCGGCGTGCGCTACGTGGTCGACGCCGCCATCCGGGCGCGGACCACCTCGGCGTTCCCGTGGCCGACCGCGATCATCAACATGACGGGGTCGCTCGTGCTCGGGGCGCTGACCGGGCTGGTCGTGAGCCGGATCGCGTCCACCGAGATGAGCGCGGTGATCGGGACCGGCTTCCTCGGGGGCTACACGACGTTCAGCACCGCGAGCTACGAGGCGGTGCAGCTCATCCGGGAGCGGCGCTACGGGACCGCGTTCGCCTACGGGGTGGGCGTCCTCGTGGTCTGCGTCGCGCTCGCCTACCTCGGGTACCGCTGGGGCGCCCAGGCCTAG
- a CDS encoding CrcB family protein has translation MNAAPGRARISAASFGLVVLGGFFGVAAREGLSLAVPDVDGVPVVITLVNVVGAFLLGFLYEGLARRAPGEAVVSRLKLLLGTGFCGGLTTYSSLATDTAVLLDRSRLDLGAAYVLGTVLLGAAATFAGIALGARLRGPTRTGEGVA, from the coding sequence GTGAACGCCGCCCCGGGCCGCGCCCGGATCAGTGCGGCGTCGTTCGGCCTGGTCGTGCTGGGCGGGTTCTTCGGCGTCGCCGCCCGCGAGGGGCTGTCCCTCGCCGTGCCCGACGTCGACGGGGTCCCGGTCGTCATCACGCTCGTCAACGTCGTGGGCGCGTTCCTCCTGGGGTTCCTGTACGAGGGCCTCGCGCGACGCGCGCCGGGGGAGGCGGTCGTCAGTCGGCTCAAGCTGCTCCTGGGCACCGGGTTCTGCGGCGGCCTGACGACGTACAGCTCGCTCGCCACGGACACCGCGGTGCTCCTCGACCGCTCGCGCCTCGACCTCGGCGCGGCGTACGTCCTGGGCACCGTGCTCCTGGGGGCCGCGGCGACGTTCGCGGGCATCGCCCTGGGCGCCCGCCTGCGCGGGCCGACCCGGACCGGGGAGGGTGTCGCGTGA
- the lpdA gene encoding dihydrolipoyl dehydrogenase, producing MADSPTVFDIVVLGGGSGGYAAALRATELGLSVALVEAEKLGGTCLHWGCIPTKALLHAAELADGARESEKFGVKATFEGIDMAGVHAYKDGVVGRLYKGLQGLVKAHGITYVEGYGRLVGPDTVEVDGTRYQGRNIILATGSYARSLPGLEIGGRIMTSDQALTLDRVPQSAIILGGGVIGSEFASVWKSFGADVTIIEALPHLVPNEDESLSKAFERAYRKRKINFSTGVRFSSATQDDQCVHVTLEDGKTFDAEVLLVAVGRGPRTDGLGYGEQGVTLDRGFVITNERLHTGVGNIYAVGDIVPGLQLAHRGFAQGIFVAEEIAGLKPAAIVESGIPRVTYSEPEVASVGVTEAKAKELHGADNVEVLEYNLGGNGKSQILGTAGFVKLVRQKDGPVVGVHMIGARVGELIAEGQLIVNWEAYPEDVAGLIHAHPTQNEAIGEAFLALAGKPLHAHN from the coding sequence GTGGCTGACAGCCCCACCGTCTTCGACATCGTCGTCCTGGGCGGAGGGAGCGGCGGCTACGCCGCCGCCCTGCGCGCCACCGAGCTGGGGCTGAGCGTCGCGCTCGTCGAGGCCGAGAAGCTGGGTGGCACCTGCCTGCACTGGGGCTGCATCCCCACCAAGGCGCTGCTGCACGCCGCGGAGCTCGCCGACGGCGCCCGCGAGAGCGAGAAGTTCGGCGTCAAGGCGACGTTCGAGGGCATCGACATGGCGGGTGTCCACGCCTACAAGGACGGCGTCGTCGGCCGCCTGTACAAGGGCCTCCAGGGCCTGGTGAAGGCGCACGGCATCACCTACGTCGAGGGCTACGGGCGCCTGGTCGGCCCGGACACGGTCGAGGTCGACGGCACGCGCTACCAGGGCCGCAACATCATCCTGGCGACGGGCTCCTACGCCCGGTCGCTGCCCGGCCTGGAGATCGGCGGCCGGATCATGACGTCGGACCAGGCGCTCACGCTGGACCGCGTGCCCCAGTCCGCGATCATCCTCGGCGGCGGCGTCATCGGCTCGGAGTTCGCGAGCGTCTGGAAGTCGTTCGGCGCGGACGTCACGATCATCGAGGCGCTCCCCCACCTCGTGCCCAACGAGGACGAGTCGCTGAGCAAGGCCTTCGAGCGCGCCTACCGGAAGCGCAAGATCAACTTCTCGACCGGTGTGCGGTTCAGCAGCGCCACGCAGGACGACCAGTGCGTGCACGTCACGCTCGAGGACGGCAAGACGTTCGACGCCGAGGTGCTCCTCGTGGCCGTCGGCCGCGGGCCGCGCACCGACGGCCTCGGCTACGGCGAGCAGGGCGTCACGCTCGACCGCGGCTTCGTCATCACGAACGAGCGCCTGCACACCGGCGTCGGCAACATCTACGCCGTCGGCGACATCGTGCCCGGCCTGCAGCTCGCGCACCGCGGGTTCGCGCAGGGCATCTTCGTCGCCGAGGAGATCGCCGGGCTCAAGCCCGCGGCGATCGTCGAGTCGGGCATCCCGCGCGTGACCTACTCCGAGCCCGAGGTGGCGTCGGTCGGCGTCACCGAGGCGAAGGCCAAGGAGCTCCACGGCGCGGACAACGTCGAGGTGCTCGAGTACAACCTCGGGGGCAACGGCAAGAGCCAGATCCTCGGTACCGCGGGATTCGTCAAGCTGGTCCGCCAGAAGGACGGGCCCGTCGTCGGGGTGCACATGATCGGTGCGCGGGTCGGCGAGCTCATCGCCGAGGGCCAGCTCATCGTGAACTGGGAGGCCTACCCGGAGGACGTGGCAGGCCTCATCCACGCGCACCCCACCCAGAACGAGGCGATCGGCGAGGCCTTCCTCGCGCTCGCCGGCAAGCCCCTGCACGCCCACAACTGA
- a CDS encoding leucyl aminopeptidase, which produces MATLTLTSKDPARLDVDALVVAVARRAGTTPAPAVALVGADDLPDALRALVGQAAALGLTGEADSLVRVPSGGAVAAPVVALVGVGELADGATPSAEALRRAAGAATRQLTGVTSVGLGLPAADAEQVAAVAEGALLGAYAFDRYRSLPAGARPAARIELSTPRAREGAAKDAAARAAVVADAVHGVRDLVNTSPLDLFPAAFADAAKAAAKGTKVKVTVLDEKALAAGGYGGLVAVGQGSSRPPRLVKLTYAPSRPTRSVAIVGKGITFDSGGLSIKPAKGMEAMKSDMAGAAAVLHTVLAAAALELPVKVTGWLCLAENMPSGTAQRPSDVITQRGGTTVEVLNTDAEGRLVLADGLVAACEEKPDTVLDIATLTGAQMVALGARVSAVMGTDEVRAHVVRAAEESGEQFWPMPLPSELRASLKSQVADLANIGDRFGGMLVAGLFLREFVGSTPWAHLDIAGPAFNEASAHGYTPVGGTGVGVRTLLRLLES; this is translated from the coding sequence GTGGCCACACTCACCCTCACGTCCAAGGACCCCGCCCGCCTCGATGTCGACGCGCTGGTCGTCGCCGTCGCGCGCCGCGCCGGGACGACCCCCGCGCCCGCGGTGGCGCTCGTCGGCGCCGACGACCTCCCGGACGCGCTGCGCGCGCTCGTGGGCCAGGCGGCGGCGCTCGGCCTGACCGGCGAGGCCGACTCCCTCGTCCGCGTCCCCTCGGGCGGTGCCGTGGCGGCCCCGGTCGTCGCCCTCGTGGGCGTCGGCGAGCTGGCCGACGGCGCCACGCCGTCCGCCGAGGCGCTGCGTCGCGCCGCGGGCGCCGCGACGCGCCAGCTCACGGGCGTGACGTCCGTCGGCCTGGGACTGCCCGCCGCCGACGCGGAGCAGGTGGCCGCCGTCGCCGAGGGCGCGCTGCTCGGCGCCTACGCGTTCGACCGCTACCGCTCCCTGCCCGCCGGGGCACGGCCCGCGGCCCGGATCGAGCTGTCGACCCCGCGGGCCCGCGAGGGCGCGGCGAAGGACGCGGCGGCGCGCGCCGCCGTCGTCGCGGACGCGGTCCACGGCGTGCGCGACCTGGTCAACACCTCCCCGCTCGACCTCTTCCCGGCCGCCTTCGCCGACGCCGCCAAGGCCGCGGCCAAGGGCACCAAGGTCAAGGTCACCGTGCTGGACGAGAAGGCGCTCGCCGCGGGCGGCTACGGCGGGCTCGTCGCCGTCGGCCAGGGCTCGTCCCGGCCGCCGCGGCTGGTCAAGCTCACCTACGCGCCCTCGCGCCCCACCCGCTCGGTCGCGATCGTCGGCAAGGGCATCACGTTCGACTCGGGCGGCCTGTCCATCAAGCCCGCGAAGGGCATGGAGGCCATGAAGTCCGACATGGCGGGCGCCGCGGCCGTGCTGCACACCGTGCTCGCCGCGGCGGCGCTCGAGCTGCCGGTCAAGGTCACCGGCTGGCTGTGCCTCGCCGAGAACATGCCCTCGGGGACGGCCCAGCGCCCCTCCGACGTCATCACGCAGCGCGGCGGCACGACCGTCGAGGTGCTCAACACCGACGCCGAGGGCCGCCTGGTCCTCGCCGACGGCCTCGTCGCGGCCTGCGAGGAGAAGCCGGACACGGTCCTGGACATCGCCACGCTGACCGGCGCCCAGATGGTCGCGCTCGGCGCGCGCGTCTCCGCGGTCATGGGCACCGACGAGGTCCGGGCCCACGTGGTCCGCGCGGCCGAGGAGTCCGGCGAGCAGTTCTGGCCCATGCCGCTGCCGTCCGAGCTCCGCGCGAGCCTGAAGTCGCAGGTCGCCGACCTGGCGAACATCGGCGACCGCTTCGGCGGCATGCTCGTGGCCGGGCTGTTCCTGCGCGAGTTCGTCGGCAGCACGCCGTGGGCGCACCTCGACATCGCGGGCCCCGCGTTCAACGAGGCCTCGGCCCACGGCTACACGCCGGTCGGCGGCACCGGCGTGGGCGTGCGCACGCTGCTGCGGCTGCTCGAGTCCTGA
- a CDS encoding YitT family protein has translation MRRSLQLLVGLVLYAVSIATLVRAGLGNMPWDVLSEGLSERLGWTFGTVTVAVSGVVLLCWIPLRQRPGIGTVANVLVIGVLVDPFLAVLALLPQPLPVAAAIAMTVAGIGLNGLATACYIGTRLGPGPRDGLMTGVVARTDWPVRLVRSGIEVLVVAAGWLLGGTVGLGTLAYALGIGPVVHALMPRFLMAPRGTTPPQGGAPSTSVEAAPA, from the coding sequence GTGCGCCGCTCCCTGCAGCTCCTCGTCGGTCTGGTCCTCTACGCGGTGTCCATCGCGACGCTCGTCCGGGCCGGTCTCGGCAACATGCCGTGGGACGTGCTGAGCGAAGGGCTCTCGGAGCGTCTCGGCTGGACCTTCGGCACCGTGACCGTCGCGGTGAGCGGCGTCGTGCTGCTGTGCTGGATCCCGCTGCGCCAGCGACCCGGGATCGGGACCGTCGCCAACGTGCTGGTCATCGGGGTCCTCGTCGACCCGTTCCTCGCCGTCCTCGCGCTCCTGCCGCAGCCGCTGCCGGTGGCGGCGGCGATCGCCATGACGGTGGCGGGCATCGGGCTCAACGGGCTCGCGACGGCTTGCTACATCGGCACCCGCCTCGGCCCCGGGCCGCGCGACGGGCTGATGACGGGCGTGGTGGCGCGCACGGACTGGCCGGTCCGCCTCGTCCGCTCGGGCATCGAGGTGCTCGTCGTCGCGGCGGGCTGGCTGCTCGGCGGGACGGTGGGCCTCGGCACCCTCGCGTACGCGCTGGGCATCGGGCCGGTCGTGCACGCGCTCATGCCGCGCTTCCTCATGGCGCCGCGCGGCACCACGCCCCCGCAGGGCGGGGCGCCCTCGACGTCGGTCGAGGCCGCCCCGGCCTGA
- a CDS encoding DUF3043 domain-containing protein, protein MLSRNRPASTPAEQSVPPEPTSASGSGKGRPTPKRKEAEAARRKPLVPADRKAAAKAARAASRAAREREHQALQTGDDRFLPPRDKGPVRRFVRDHVDARRNLGEFFLPASIVVVVALMFTGQNAVASIVVIVVLYTYVAAMVLDAILLGRKLRQRLTDKFGEVQRGAVMYGVLRAFQLRRTRLPRTQVKRGEFPV, encoded by the coding sequence GTGCTGTCCCGCAACCGCCCCGCGTCCACGCCCGCCGAGCAGTCCGTGCCGCCGGAGCCGACGTCGGCGTCCGGGAGCGGCAAGGGGCGCCCGACGCCCAAGCGCAAGGAGGCGGAGGCGGCGCGGCGCAAGCCGCTGGTCCCGGCCGACCGCAAGGCCGCCGCGAAGGCGGCACGCGCCGCGTCCAGGGCGGCCCGCGAACGTGAGCACCAGGCGCTGCAGACGGGCGACGACCGCTTCCTCCCGCCGCGCGACAAGGGACCGGTCCGCCGCTTCGTGCGCGACCACGTCGACGCGCGCCGCAACCTCGGCGAGTTCTTCCTGCCCGCCTCGATCGTCGTCGTCGTCGCGCTCATGTTCACCGGGCAGAACGCGGTCGCGAGCATCGTGGTCATCGTCGTGCTCTACACGTACGTCGCCGCCATGGTCCTCGACGCGATCCTGCTGGGCCGCAAGCTGCGCCAGCGCCTGACCGACAAGTTCGGCGAGGTGCAGCGCGGCGCGGTGATGTACGGCGTCCTCCGCGCCTTCCAGCTGCGCCGGACCCGGCTGCCGCGCACCCAGGTCAAGCGCGGCGAGTTCCCGGTCTGA